Within the Flavobacterium sp. CG_23.5 genome, the region CGTTTTAGAATTCGACTTAACCGCCTCTAAAATCTCTTTTGCTTTATCCTGAGGAAAAACACTTAAATGCACCGTAGCCACAGATAAATCTGAAGTTACAACAACCTTGGATACCGAAATTATCAAATTACTAACTCCGTTTTTTCTCACTTCACCTTGCAGAATATCAACCAAATCTTTTTGGATCACCCCACCTATTTTTTTCTGTCTATTTGTTTCCATGCTGCAAAAATACTACTTTTAAGGTTTATCCCGAAGTTTCGGGACAAATTTTAAAAGTAACCTGTTAATAGTTCTGTTTTTAGGAGCTATTTCCTGCTGTTCACTATATCTTTCCTGCCGAAAACCGGCAAGAAAGGATGTCGTTTCCATCAGGGCTAGGAGATTTAGGAAATTAGAAAGCTAATCTTAAATCAGAAATCTAAAATCGTTAATCAGAAATCTAAAATCTAGATGCAAAGACCTTCCTTCTCCATATACGACGCATCAGCCGGTTCCGGAAAAACCTATGCATTAGTCAAAGAATATTTAAAAATTATTCTTGTTGCCAAGAAAAATGATGCCTATCGCAACATTCTCGCCATTACGTTTACCAACAAAGCGGTGCACGAAATGAAAAGCCGCATCGTAGGCAGTCTTTCTGAATTTGCCAAAGACGAGCCAAGCCCAAAATCACAGGCTTTAATGCAGGATTTGGTGGAGGGTAAAAGAAAAATAGACAATCCTGAGGAATGGAGCGAAGAGCCAATTGGGCTTTCTCTTATTGAAGTTAAAACCAAATCGCAACAAATCATCAAGCACATTATTCATAATTATGCCGCGTTTGATATTTCTACGATTGATAAATTCACGCATAAAGTCATTCGGGCGTTTGCTCATGATTTAGGTTTGCCCATGACTTTTGAAGTCACTTTAGATACCGAAAATTTGTTGGTTGAAGCCGTTGATGCCATTATAGCGCAAGCCGGAGAAGATGAAACATTGACAAAGTTGTTGATCGATTTTACGATGGAAAAAACCGATGATGACAAATCTTGGGATATTTCACGAGAGATTCTCGATACCGGTCGTTTGGTTCTCAATGAAAATAATAGAAACGAAATCACGCATTTTCAAGATAAATCCATAGCCGATTTTGTTGCAATAAAAGCAAAATTGGCTGAGGCTTGCAAAGTTTTGGAAAAAGAAAGTGTTGTTTTTGCGGAAGAAGCATTGGCGTTAATAGAAAAAAATGGAATTGATATTAAATCATTTTCGGCAGGACATTTCCCAAAACATTTGGTAAGCATTCAAGAAGGAAAATTCAATCCAAAAAACAAAACCTACCACGAATTTGATGATATAAAAATCAATAAAACCGCCAAAGATAGAGCAATTATTGAAAACATAATCCCGGAATTATTACAGATTTTGGACCGGATTTATAAAACTTTCGAAAAGCGAGATTTTTACAAAGCTTTCCTGAAAAACATTACGCCTTTGTCATTGTTGAATACGGTTAGTAATGAATTGGCAAAAATCCAAAGCGAGCAAAACGTACTTTCCATTTCCGAATTTAATGCAATAATTCACAGGGAAATTCAAAATCAACCTGCTCCTTTTATATATGAAAGATTAGGGGAACGTTACCGTCATTTTTTTATTGACGAATTTCAGGACACATCCGAAATGCAATGGCAAAACCTGATTCCGCTTATAGATAACGCCACATCTAGCGAAATTGATGGCGAAAAAGGAACTTTGATGATTGTGGGCGATCCAAAACAGTCCATTTATAGATGGCGTGGCGGGAAAGCAGAACAATTTATCGATTTGAGTAAAGATCAAAATCCGTTTAATAATCCGGAGAAAGTTCTGGAACATTTAGATAAAAACTATCGTTCGTATTCGCAGGTAATTGAATTCAACAATGACTTTTTTCAATTATTATCGAATGAATTCGAACATTTAGATTATAAAGATTTATATGCCAATCACAGCCACCAAAAGACAAACGATAAAACGGGCGGTTATGTGAATATTTCTTTCATCCCAAAAGTGGAGAAAATAGATGATAATCCCGAAGCTTCGGGAGAGGAAGAAGCCTTGGATAAAACGGAATTGTATGTTTTGGCGACATTAAATACGATTCAAAAAGTAATTCGGGAAGGTTTTGAATACAAAGACATCGTGATTTTGACCAGAAAACGAAGCCAGGGAATTGCGATTGCCAATTATTTGACAGAACAAAAAATTCCGCTTTTGTCATCAGAAACTTTGATGATACAAAACGCGACTGAAGTTCGACTGATTATTCATTTGCTGAAGTATTTAAAGAATAATTCGGATTTAGAGGCGAAAGCTAACTTTCTTCAATATTTGGCTCAAAACAGTCAGGATCAATTACCGGTTCATGATTTCATTGCTAAAGGAATGGAACAGAAGCAGGAAGCCGATTTCGAAAAATGGTTAATGAGTTTCAATGTCGAACTCTCATTTCAAAACATCAGGAAAAAATCATTGTATGAGGCTGTCGAGGTTATTATTTCAAAATTTCTAAATCCAAAAATAAGTAATGCCTACGTCCAATATTTCCTAGACATTGTTCTCGAACGAGACATTCGGAACCAAGCTGGAATTTCAGACTTCTTGAATTTTTGGGATAAAAATGCCGACAAATTCAGTATTCCTTCACCGGAAGGTAATAATGCAGTTCGGATTATGACGATTCACAAATCGAAAGGTTTGGAATTTCCGGTGGTTATTTTTCCTTTTGCAGAAGAAGATTATTCAAGAAAGCCAAAAGATAAGTTGTGGCTCAACGCCGAAGAACAGGATTTTGGTCTGCCCAAAGTTTTAATTGATAATAGCAGTGCCGTTGAAGGTTTTGGCGAGGAAGCATCGTTAGTTTACAATCAAAAAAAACAAGAGGAATTATTAGATAACATCAATGTTTTATACGTGGCTTTAACTCGTGCCGAAGAACAATTGTATGTAATTTCCAATATGAATTTGTCCCGAAAAGGAGAAATTCCTAAAAATAATATGTGTGTCTTTTTTATTAATTATTTGATAAATAAAGGACAATTTGACGAAAGTAAATTGGAATACGAAATTGGGAAATCCACAAAATTATCTATTGAAAAGAAGCATGTCGATACTTCCAAGACAATTCCTTTGGTTCTGGAAATTCTCAATCCAAAGAATATAAAAATTGCGCAGCGAGAAGCTTTAATGTGGGGAACGTATCAACAGGAAGCTATAGAATATGGGAATGTAGTTCACGAAATTTTGTCTTTTGTGAAAACGAAAAACGATGTGGATTTGGCCATTACAAAATCCATTGAAAGTGGATTGATCACTTTTAGTCAAAAAGAAACTGTTTATAAAAGCATTCAGGAAATTGTTAATCATAGTGAACTTTCAACTTATTTTTCTGAGGAAAATGAGGTTTTAAACGAACAAACCATAATCCAAAAGCAAGGGAAGACTATCAAGCCGGATAGAATGGTTTTGACTAAAGATAAAGAAGTGTTTTTATTGGATTATAAAACGGGAACGCACAATTCAAAATACCAATTACAACTCGAGAACTATCAAAGTGCAATTGAATTAATGGGATATAAAGTGGTAAAAAAAGCACTTGTGTATATAGGTTCAGCAATCGATGTAGTACATTTGTAACCGAAAAATATAAACTTTGAACTTTCATGTCTTTAGGGCAAGAACTTTAAAACTTAAACATTAATAAAATCATGTACGGAAAAATACAACAACACCTGCAATCAGAACTTCAAAGTATTGTAGATAATGGAATTTTCAAATCAGAAAGAATTATCACTTCACCACAAGGAGCCGAAATTACGATTTCTACAGGTGAGACCGTTTTAAATTTTTGTGCTAACAATTATCTTGGACTGTCTTCGCATCCAGAGGTGGTTCAGGCTGCAAAAGATGCGTTGGATACACATGGTTTCGGAATGTCATCCGTGCGTTTTATTTGTGGAACTCAGGATATTCACAAGACATTAGAAAAAAAGATATCTGAATTTTACGGAACCGAAGATACTATTCTCTATGCAGCAGCTTTTGATGCTAATGGTGGTGTTTTCGAACCGTTATTAGGAGAACAAGATTGTATTATTTCGGATAGTTTGAATCATGCTTCTATTATTGACGGCGTTCGTTTGTGTAAAGCAGCGCGTTATCGCTATGAAAATAGCAATATGGAAGATTTAGAGAAACAATTAATGAAAGCTACTGAGGCTGGAACTCGTTTCAAATTAATTGTGACAGATGGAGTTTTTTCTATGGATGGCGTAGTGGCGCCGCTGGACAAAATTTGTGATTTAGCTGATAAATATGACGCTATGGTAATGGTTGACGAATGTCATGCAGCTGGATTTATAGGTGCAACCGGAAAAGGAACACTAGAAGCCAAGGGTGTGATGGGGCGTGTAGATATTGTTACCGGGACATTAGGGAAAGCTTTAGGCGGAGCAATGGGTGGTTACACGACTGCTAAAAAAGAAATTATTGAAATATTACGTCAAAGATCAAGACCTTATTTATTTTCGAATTCTCTGGCTCCTGCTATTGTAGGTGCATCAATAAAAGTTTTTGAAATATTAGAGAGAGATACTGTTTTGCGTGATAAATTAGAATGGAATACTAATTATTTCAAAGCAGGAATAAAGAAAGCAGGTTTTGATATCATTGATGGCGATTCAGCAATCGTGCCAGTAATGTTATATGATGCCAAATTATCGCAAACCATGGCAAATGAGTTGTTGAAAAAAGGGATTTATGTAATTGGCTTCTTTTTTCCTGTAGTTCCAAAGGATAAAGCGAGAATTAGAGTTCAATTATCAGCGGCTCACACAACTGCTCATTTAGACAAGGCAATTAATGCATTTATTGAAGTGGGCAAGATGTTAAAAATTGTATAATTTTGAGTTGAAGTTATATAATTTCCACTTTTGCTCCAATTTGTAGGTTTTTTTTAACATTTCATTTTGTAAATATAAAATTACTCATTACTTTTGTTCGTAATTAACTAAATTTTAATTAAAAAAATCAAGTATGAAACATCTTAACAAACTTTTACTTGCTGTGATGATGGTGATGGGTTTAACCTCCCACGCACAAGACAGTAACAACCCATGGGCAATCTCTTTTGGAGTGAATGCCATTGACACTAGAACAAGTGCTGGTGGAGGACATGGATGGTTAGACCAACATTTTTCTCAGCCATTCGCTGTAAAAGACAATTGGAATATTCTTCCTTCTGTATCTTATCTTAGTGTATCTAGATACGTAGGACAAGGTTTCTCTTTTGGTCTTTCGGGATCAGTTAACAAAATTACAAAATATGTAAAATTTGCTCCAACTGCTGTTGGTCATGATGCTAGAGGAATGGTAGTTTCTAATCCAGGGGACTTGATGTACTACGGTATAGATGGAACTATTAGATATAGTTTTATGGATTTGATAAAATCTAAAGTAATTGATCCTTCTCTTTCTGTAGGTGGTGGATACAATTTCTTTGGTGATAGTAGCTATGGAACAATTAATCCAGGTGCTGGGTTAACTTTCTGGTTTACTGAAAACATTGGTTTATCTCTTGCTACTCAATACAAAAAATCTTTTGGAGATAGAGAAGATGCTTCTGGAACTCCAGATGCTCCTTCTTTTTTCCAACATACTGCTGGACTTACTTTCAAATTTGGAGGAAAAGACACAGATGGTGATGGAATTTATGACAAAGATGATGCTTGTCCAGAAGTTGCTGGTTTAAAACAATTCAACGGATGTCCTGATACTGACGGAGATGGTATTCAAGATAGTGCTGATGCTTGTCCAACTGAATTCGGATTAGCTGCATTAAACGGTTGTCCTGATAGAGACGGAGACGGAATTGCTGACAAAGATGATGATTGTCCAGATGTTGCTGGTTTAGCTGCTTTGAGAGGATGTCCAGATGCTGATGGCGATGGTGTTGCTGATAAAGATGACAAATGTCCTACAGTTGCAGGTCCTAAAGAAAACGCAGGTTGTCCTTGGCCAGATACTGATGGAGATGGTGTTTTAGACAAAGATGACAAATGTATCGATGTAAAAGGTACAGTTGCTAACCAAGGTTGTCCTGAAGTTTCTGAAGAAGTTATGATGAAATTAAATGAGTATAGTAGAACTATCTTGTTTGATTCTGGAAAATCTACTTTCAAAAAACAAACTTACCCAGTTTTACAATCAATCGTTTCAATCTTAAAAGAATATCCTTATTCAAGATTCTTAATTGAAGGTCATACTGATAGCGATGGTTCTAATGAAATGAATCAAACATTATCTGAAAACAGAGCGCATGCAGTTGAAAATTATTTAATTGAAAACGGAATCGCTGCTGACAGATTAAAACATACAGGTTTTGGTGAAACTAAACCAATTGACACTAATAAAACTGCTAAAGGAAAAGCACGTAATAGAAGAACTGAAATTTCTTTAATAAAAGAATAATTTTTTCTAAAATATTTCTAGAAAACGCCTCGATTTATCGAGGCGTTTTTTTTATTTTTATAAAATGACAAATACTTCTTTTTTAGATAAAATAGCCGCCGTTTTAATTGATGATTATTCAGATCGTTTATCCAATGTAATAGTTATTCTTCCAAATAAACGTGCCAAAATATTCCTAATCGAAGCGTTGAAGAATAAAGTTTCAACTAATATCCTTTCGCCCGAAATTATTAGTGTTGAAGATTTTATTCAAGATATTTCTGGTATCCGTTCGATTGACCCAATCGAATTATTGTTTGAATTTTATGAAGTGTACCTTTCAATCACTGAAAAATCAAACCAACAAACCTTTGAATTATTTGCCAATTGGGCAAAAACACTTTTGCAGGATTTTAATGAAATTGATCGCTATTTGTTAGATCCGTCTCATGTTTTGTCTTACTTGAAAGATATTGAAGACATAAAAAAATGGGGAATTGAAGTTGAAAACAAAACGCCATTATTGGAAAAATATATCGATTTTTGGAAATTACTACCCAATTATTATCAATCTTTATATACTCATTTATTGAATAAAGGAATCGGATATCAAGGCTTGATTTACCGAGAGGCAGTTAATAACTTAAATCATTTTACGAATTCTGTACAAGACAAACAATTTATTTTTGCGGGTTTCAATGCGTTGAATGCAGCCGAAGAAAAAATAATCCAGCATCTTATCGCCTCTGACCAAGCCAAGATATATTGGGACGTAGACCAAACCTTTCTAAACGACCCGTATCATGACGCAGGATTGTTCGTAAGACGTTTTAAGGAAAGTTGGAAACATTACAAATCAAATCCTTTTGAATGGATTGTAAATGATTTTTCGCACGCTAAAAACATTCATGTTATAGGTACGCCAAAGTCAATTGGTCAAGCTAAAATCAGCGGAAGCATTATAGAAAATATTATTAATGAATCCCGAAGCCTCGGGACTGATGCGTCATTAGATAAAGTAGCGGTTGTTCTGGGCGAGGAAAATTTATTGGTTCCACTTTTATATTCGTTACCATCAAGTGTAGGAGCTTTGAATATCACGATGGGATATTCCAGTAAGAATAATCCAGCTCAGATTTTGATTGCTAAATTGTTCAAGATGCACACGAATGCGTTGTCTAGAAATGCCAAAAGTTATGTTTTGTATTACAAAGATGTATTGGATATTTTGACACATCCTTTGGTGGAACCGTATGCCAAAACTAGTACACTTGTCCATGTCATCAATCAAAATAATTACACTTTTATTACACATCAGAAATTGATGGAATTGAATGTAATTCCAAGTGAATTATTTCTTTTGTTATTCCAAAAATGGGAAAATGGTTCGATTCCGGTATTAGAAACGATTTCTAAATTATTGCAAACTATAAAAAAAAATTTAAGTAACGATAACGAAGAAGAGAAAATTACGAAGGCTTTTGTTTTTGCTATTTTTAAAGTCATCAATAAACTGATAAATTATTATTCGAAACATGCGCATATTGATAAAATAGAAACACTATACGCCATTTATAAACAAGTAATTGATTTAGCTGAAGTTTCTTTTGAAGGAGAGCCTTTGAATGGTTTGCAGATTATGGGAGTTTTAGAAAGCCGTGTACTTGATTTTGAAACTGTCATTGTCACTTCAATGAATGAAGGGAAATTTCCTGCTGGAAAATCCCAGAATTCTTTTATTCCCTATGATGTGAAAAGAGAATTGGGACTGCCGACATTCAAAGAAAAAGATGCTATTTATACCTATCATTTTTATCATTTGTTACAACGCGCCAAAACCATTTATCTGATTTATAATACCGAAAGTGAAGGGTTGGATGCGGGTGAAAAAAGCCGATTTATAACCCAACTCGAAGTCGAAAAGCAAAAAAATCATACGTTAACTCACGAAATTTACAATGCGGTGTTGCCTAATACGGCTTATCAACCGATGGTAATTCCAAAATCGGAATCGGTGATGGTTCGATTGCAAGAAATTGCCGAAAAGGGGTTTTCGCCATCGGCATTGACGAGTTATATCCGTAATCCGATTCAGTTTTATTTTCAAAAGATTTTGCGCATCAGCGAAGTCGAAGAAGTCGAGGAAAATATTGCCTTGAATACTCTGGGAACCATTATTCATGAAACATTGAAGGTTTTATACGAACCTTTCATCGGCAAATTTATTTTTGAAAAAGACATTGAAAATTGTTTCAAACAAATTGATGCCGAGGTGCTGAAACAATTCAAACTCGTTTACAAAGAAGGCGAAATCAAAAAGGGAAGAAATTTGTTGGCGTTTGAAGTGGCCAAGCGCAATGTTTCGAATTTTCTGAAAGTGGAACGCGAAAGCATTAAAAATGGTGACGCGATTAAAATTTTAGCTTTGGAACAAACTTTTGAACGCATTTTAAATCATCCTAATTTGCCTTTTCCGGTATTGATTAAAGGAAATGTAGATCGAATTGAAGAGCGCAACGGAATCATTCGAATTATTGATTATAAAACGGGAAAAGTGGAAAAAGCAAGTGTCACGCTGAAATCTTGGAACGGATTGACGGAAGACATTAAAAGTGATAAAATCATTCAAGTCTTGGCGTATGCATTTATGTACGAACAGGAAGCGAAAGGGAAGCCCATCGAAGCGGGAATTATCTCTTTTAAGAATCTAAAATCAGGATTTTTACCTTTTAATTTTAAAGAAGAAAAAGAAATGAATTCAATTATAAACGAGGTAGTTTTATCCAATTATTTGGAACAAATTGTTGTGTTATTGAGTGAAATTCTGAATGCGACTATTCCTTTTGAGGAAAAAGTAATATAAACAGAATTCCGCATCAGAAAATTAGCCAACATTTTTGAATTTTACAAAAGCACTTTGACCATTAACGTGTCAATAAGTGCTTTGGCGTGGGTTTTTGGTGGATTTGAAACTTTTAAATATGTGCTTATTATTTTTGGTTTCTTCATTAGTCTTTTGATAAAAGAAGTAAATTCCAAGAATGAATACCTGTTTTATTTCAACAATGGAATTTCAAAATTGGATTTATTGTTTTTTAGCTTTCTAATGAATTTTATTTTTTCGATAATTTTGATTTTAGTCATTAACTTAACAGTTCAATTAGTATGACTAAAAGTGTTTTAGAAGTTGACAGCGTTCAAAAACAGTATGACGGAAAAAGCATCGTGTCGGATGTGTATTTGAAATGTGAAACGGGGGATATTATTGGGGTTTTAGGCAGAAATGGTTCTGGAAAATCTACTTTGTTAAAAATTATTTTCGGAATTGTAGAGGCCGATTTTAAATTTGTTCGCGTGGATGCGGTTGTGAGATCTAAAACCAGCGAATTACTAAACCAAATCAGTTATTTGCCTCAAGATAATTTCATTCCGAATTCATTTTCGATAAAAAAAACGATTGCATTATCCATTACAAAAGATAAACTAGAGGAATTTCATGCGGATGAAATGATTCAATCGATGCTGAACAAAAAAATAAAGCATTTGTCCGGCGGAGAATTGCGCTATTTGGAAATCAAGTTAATCCTGAATAACGCGTCAAAATTCGTTTTGTTAGACGAACCTTACAACGGTTTGTCACCAATTATGATTGAAAAAATAAATGTATTAATCACAGAAATGTCCATTGCAAAAGGAATTATTATCACGGATCATAATTATGAAAATGTGATTAAGGTCTCCACAAGACTGGCGTTGATGAAAGAAGGAAAAATGCATCACTTAAAAGGCAAAAGCAAATTGGTAGAAAAAGGATATTTGAAATCAGGAATGATTTAAATTCTTTTAAAAAATAATAGCAATACGTTCAATAATTCTTCTTTATTTTCAATCTGACTCATGTGTCCATCAGGAAACGTAACCAGTTCTACTTTGGTATTCTCTATTTGTTCCTTGGTTTCTTCATAGGGTAAAACAGGATCTTTCTCGCCTAGAATTAATATTTTTGGATAGGTCGTCAAATGCAATAAAACTTCACGGTCTTGGCGAATTTTCATTCCTTCCAGTGAGGCAACGATTCCTTGAAGAGGTGTTTTTAGCGCTTTGTTTTTCACATCTTCAATTTCAGCAATGAGTCTTTC harbors:
- a CDS encoding OmpA family protein, with amino-acid sequence MKHLNKLLLAVMMVMGLTSHAQDSNNPWAISFGVNAIDTRTSAGGGHGWLDQHFSQPFAVKDNWNILPSVSYLSVSRYVGQGFSFGLSGSVNKITKYVKFAPTAVGHDARGMVVSNPGDLMYYGIDGTIRYSFMDLIKSKVIDPSLSVGGGYNFFGDSSYGTINPGAGLTFWFTENIGLSLATQYKKSFGDREDASGTPDAPSFFQHTAGLTFKFGGKDTDGDGIYDKDDACPEVAGLKQFNGCPDTDGDGIQDSADACPTEFGLAALNGCPDRDGDGIADKDDDCPDVAGLAALRGCPDADGDGVADKDDKCPTVAGPKENAGCPWPDTDGDGVLDKDDKCIDVKGTVANQGCPEVSEEVMMKLNEYSRTILFDSGKSTFKKQTYPVLQSIVSILKEYPYSRFLIEGHTDSDGSNEMNQTLSENRAHAVENYLIENGIAADRLKHTGFGETKPIDTNKTAKGKARNRRTEISLIKE
- a CDS encoding ATP-binding cassette domain-containing protein; its protein translation is MTKSVLEVDSVQKQYDGKSIVSDVYLKCETGDIIGVLGRNGSGKSTLLKIIFGIVEADFKFVRVDAVVRSKTSELLNQISYLPQDNFIPNSFSIKKTIALSITKDKLEEFHADEMIQSMLNKKIKHLSGGELRYLEIKLILNNASKFVLLDEPYNGLSPIMIEKINVLITEMSIAKGIIITDHNYENVIKVSTRLALMKEGKMHHLKGKSKLVEKGYLKSGMI
- a CDS encoding UvrD-helicase domain-containing protein, whose translation is MQRPSFSIYDASAGSGKTYALVKEYLKIILVAKKNDAYRNILAITFTNKAVHEMKSRIVGSLSEFAKDEPSPKSQALMQDLVEGKRKIDNPEEWSEEPIGLSLIEVKTKSQQIIKHIIHNYAAFDISTIDKFTHKVIRAFAHDLGLPMTFEVTLDTENLLVEAVDAIIAQAGEDETLTKLLIDFTMEKTDDDKSWDISREILDTGRLVLNENNRNEITHFQDKSIADFVAIKAKLAEACKVLEKESVVFAEEALALIEKNGIDIKSFSAGHFPKHLVSIQEGKFNPKNKTYHEFDDIKINKTAKDRAIIENIIPELLQILDRIYKTFEKRDFYKAFLKNITPLSLLNTVSNELAKIQSEQNVLSISEFNAIIHREIQNQPAPFIYERLGERYRHFFIDEFQDTSEMQWQNLIPLIDNATSSEIDGEKGTLMIVGDPKQSIYRWRGGKAEQFIDLSKDQNPFNNPEKVLEHLDKNYRSYSQVIEFNNDFFQLLSNEFEHLDYKDLYANHSHQKTNDKTGGYVNISFIPKVEKIDDNPEASGEEEALDKTELYVLATLNTIQKVIREGFEYKDIVILTRKRSQGIAIANYLTEQKIPLLSSETLMIQNATEVRLIIHLLKYLKNNSDLEAKANFLQYLAQNSQDQLPVHDFIAKGMEQKQEADFEKWLMSFNVELSFQNIRKKSLYEAVEVIISKFLNPKISNAYVQYFLDIVLERDIRNQAGISDFLNFWDKNADKFSIPSPEGNNAVRIMTIHKSKGLEFPVVIFPFAEEDYSRKPKDKLWLNAEEQDFGLPKVLIDNSSAVEGFGEEASLVYNQKKQEELLDNINVLYVALTRAEEQLYVISNMNLSRKGEIPKNNMCVFFINYLINKGQFDESKLEYEIGKSTKLSIEKKHVDTSKTIPLVLEILNPKNIKIAQREALMWGTYQQEAIEYGNVVHEILSFVKTKNDVDLAITKSIESGLITFSQKETVYKSIQEIVNHSELSTYFSEENEVLNEQTIIQKQGKTIKPDRMVLTKDKEVFLLDYKTGTHNSKYQLQLENYQSAIELMGYKVVKKALVYIGSAIDVVHL
- the rbfA gene encoding 30S ribosome-binding factor RbfA → METNRQKKIGGVIQKDLVDILQGEVRKNGVSNLIISVSKVVVTSDLSVATVHLSVFPQDKAKEILEAVKSNSKTIKHDLSQRVRLQLRKVPNLVFFIDDSLDYIEKIDNALANRDNPIENRDLLDKRRFQ
- a CDS encoding PD-(D/E)XK nuclease family protein, with amino-acid sequence MTNTSFLDKIAAVLIDDYSDRLSNVIVILPNKRAKIFLIEALKNKVSTNILSPEIISVEDFIQDISGIRSIDPIELLFEFYEVYLSITEKSNQQTFELFANWAKTLLQDFNEIDRYLLDPSHVLSYLKDIEDIKKWGIEVENKTPLLEKYIDFWKLLPNYYQSLYTHLLNKGIGYQGLIYREAVNNLNHFTNSVQDKQFIFAGFNALNAAEEKIIQHLIASDQAKIYWDVDQTFLNDPYHDAGLFVRRFKESWKHYKSNPFEWIVNDFSHAKNIHVIGTPKSIGQAKISGSIIENIINESRSLGTDASLDKVAVVLGEENLLVPLLYSLPSSVGALNITMGYSSKNNPAQILIAKLFKMHTNALSRNAKSYVLYYKDVLDILTHPLVEPYAKTSTLVHVINQNNYTFITHQKLMELNVIPSELFLLLFQKWENGSIPVLETISKLLQTIKKNLSNDNEEEKITKAFVFAIFKVINKLINYYSKHAHIDKIETLYAIYKQVIDLAEVSFEGEPLNGLQIMGVLESRVLDFETVIVTSMNEGKFPAGKSQNSFIPYDVKRELGLPTFKEKDAIYTYHFYHLLQRAKTIYLIYNTESEGLDAGEKSRFITQLEVEKQKNHTLTHEIYNAVLPNTAYQPMVIPKSESVMVRLQEIAEKGFSPSALTSYIRNPIQFYFQKILRISEVEEVEENIALNTLGTIIHETLKVLYEPFIGKFIFEKDIENCFKQIDAEVLKQFKLVYKEGEIKKGRNLLAFEVAKRNVSNFLKVERESIKNGDAIKILALEQTFERILNHPNLPFPVLIKGNVDRIEERNGIIRIIDYKTGKVEKASVTLKSWNGLTEDIKSDKIIQVLAYAFMYEQEAKGKPIEAGIISFKNLKSGFLPFNFKEEKEMNSIINEVVLSNYLEQIVVLLSEILNATIPFEEKVI
- the kbl gene encoding glycine C-acetyltransferase, yielding MYGKIQQHLQSELQSIVDNGIFKSERIITSPQGAEITISTGETVLNFCANNYLGLSSHPEVVQAAKDALDTHGFGMSSVRFICGTQDIHKTLEKKISEFYGTEDTILYAAAFDANGGVFEPLLGEQDCIISDSLNHASIIDGVRLCKAARYRYENSNMEDLEKQLMKATEAGTRFKLIVTDGVFSMDGVVAPLDKICDLADKYDAMVMVDECHAAGFIGATGKGTLEAKGVMGRVDIVTGTLGKALGGAMGGYTTAKKEIIEILRQRSRPYLFSNSLAPAIVGASIKVFEILERDTVLRDKLEWNTNYFKAGIKKAGFDIIDGDSAIVPVMLYDAKLSQTMANELLKKGIYVIGFFFPVVPKDKARIRVQLSAAHTTAHLDKAINAFIEVGKMLKIV